From a single Pseudomonas cremoricolorata genomic region:
- a CDS encoding NAD(P)/FAD-dependent oxidoreductase: MSPVIDRVITHPHQPAATTVVIIGGGIVGLTAALTLAERNIPVVVLEKGRLAGEQSSRNLGWVRKTSRHAHDIPLALAADRLWAHLPQRVGCDVGYRQAGILFIARSEAQMAMHQQWLGSVEHLGLDSRLLSNAEIARQVPGGRGTWAGGLYTPSDARAEPTLAASAIARAAMAKGAVIIEQCAVRTLQTSAGRVSGVVTEHGEIRCDQVLLAAGLWSRRFLGNLGIDLPTLPLTCSVLRTAPMQGPSEIAVGAPDFSFRKHLDGGFIITQRGKLDAHLTLDHLLLGKRYLPQLRAQRDFLRISLGKYFFNDLRLARRWQADQVSPFERVRVQDPAVNTGLNDDALRNLAAAWPAFEQARIAAAWAGTIDVTPDSNPVISAVAGLPGLTLATGFSGHGFGTSPAAGQLAADLLTQQTPLTDPTPYRFDRFA, from the coding sequence ATGTCACCTGTCATCGACCGCGTCATCACCCATCCACACCAACCCGCTGCGACCACGGTCGTGATCATCGGCGGCGGTATCGTCGGCCTGACCGCCGCACTGACCCTCGCCGAGCGCAACATCCCGGTGGTGGTGCTGGAGAAAGGTCGCCTGGCCGGCGAGCAGTCCTCGCGCAACCTTGGCTGGGTGCGCAAGACCAGCCGCCATGCCCATGACATCCCGCTGGCGCTGGCGGCCGACCGGCTCTGGGCGCACCTGCCGCAGCGGGTAGGCTGCGACGTCGGCTACCGGCAGGCGGGTATCCTGTTCATCGCCCGCAGCGAAGCGCAGATGGCCATGCACCAGCAGTGGCTGGGCAGCGTCGAGCACCTGGGGCTGGATTCGCGTCTGTTGAGCAACGCCGAGATCGCCCGTCAGGTGCCTGGCGGCCGGGGCACCTGGGCCGGAGGTCTGTACACCCCCTCCGATGCCCGCGCCGAGCCAACCTTGGCCGCCAGTGCGATCGCCCGCGCGGCCATGGCCAAGGGCGCCGTGATCATCGAACAGTGCGCCGTTCGTACGCTGCAAACCAGCGCTGGGCGGGTCAGCGGCGTGGTCACCGAGCATGGCGAGATCCGCTGCGACCAGGTGCTGCTGGCCGCAGGTCTGTGGTCACGGCGCTTTCTTGGCAACCTCGGCATCGACCTGCCGACCCTGCCCCTGACTTGCTCGGTACTGCGCACCGCGCCCATGCAAGGCCCGAGCGAAATCGCTGTCGGCGCGCCGGATTTCTCGTTCCGCAAGCACCTCGATGGCGGCTTCATCATCACCCAGCGCGGCAAGCTCGATGCCCACCTGACGCTGGATCACCTGCTGCTCGGCAAACGCTACCTGCCGCAACTGCGGGCGCAGCGCGACTTCCTACGTATTAGCCTGGGCAAGTATTTTTTCAATGACCTGCGCCTGGCGCGGCGCTGGCAAGCCGATCAGGTGTCGCCCTTCGAGCGCGTTCGCGTGCAGGACCCAGCAGTCAACACAGGGCTCAACGACGACGCCTTGCGCAATCTCGCAGCCGCCTGGCCGGCCTTCGAGCAGGCGCGCATCGCCGCCGCGTGGGCCGGGACTATCGACGTCACGCCTGACTCCAATCCGGTGATCAGCGCGGTCGCCGGGCTGCCAGGGCTGACCCTGGCGACCGGTTTTTCCGGGCACGGCTTCGGCACCTCGCCGGCGGCCGGGCAACTGGCTGCTGACCTGCTCACGCAACAGACACCGTTGACCGACCCGACCCCGTATCGCTTCGACCGGTTTGCCTGA
- a CDS encoding RidA family protein: protein MTHICKVKTGSKFEDLASYSRLVAVDNWIYVSNTAGRNPQTQQIADDVIEQTHQVFANIESALAAVDASLADVICSRVFIQQPDDVAAVLEVIGAKFRGIDPATTVTCPPLGSSIYKVELEVTAYRGASRADVTLIRLGQ from the coding sequence ATGACCCACATCTGTAAAGTGAAAACCGGCTCCAAATTCGAAGACCTGGCCAGCTACTCGCGCCTGGTGGCTGTCGACAACTGGATCTACGTCTCCAACACCGCGGGCCGCAACCCGCAGACCCAGCAGATCGCCGACGACGTGATCGAACAGACCCACCAGGTCTTCGCCAACATCGAAAGTGCCCTGGCCGCCGTCGATGCCAGCCTGGCCGACGTCATCTGCTCGCGGGTGTTCATCCAGCAACCCGACGATGTGGCCGCGGTGCTGGAGGTGATCGGCGCCAAGTTTCGCGGTATCGACCCGGCCACCACCGTTACCTGCCCGCCGTTGGGTTCGAGCATCTACAAGGTCGAGCTGGAGGTCACTGCCTACCGCGGCGCCTCACGTGCCGATGTCACGTTGATTCGCCTGGGCCAGTAA
- a CDS encoding zinc-binding alcohol dehydrogenase family protein, which yields MKAVVFTTPALPLSDPQSLFDHELAKPTPGARDLLVEVRAIAVNPVDTKVRASRQSDAPQVLGWDAVGVVREVGAEVTLFQPGDEVFYAGAIDRPGCYSEFHVVDERIVGHKPRSLDAASAAALPLTSITAWELLFDRLGVAENGGEGQKLVVIGAAGGVGSMLLQLARKLTGLTVIGTASRPETRAWVTELGAHHVLDHSAPLAEQLDAQGLGSVDYVISLTHTDQYLAQIVEILRPQGKLALIDDPKQLDVVPFKRKSLSVHWELMFTRSLFHTDDMIKQHQLLQRVSALVDDGVLKTTLGEHFGTINASNLRRAHGLIESAKAKGKIVLEGF from the coding sequence ATGAAAGCCGTCGTCTTCACCACCCCTGCCCTGCCCCTGAGCGACCCACAGTCGTTGTTCGACCATGAACTGGCCAAGCCCACGCCAGGCGCCCGCGATCTGTTGGTGGAGGTGCGCGCCATCGCGGTGAACCCGGTGGACACCAAGGTCCGCGCCAGTCGCCAAAGCGATGCGCCGCAGGTGCTGGGCTGGGATGCCGTGGGCGTGGTGCGTGAGGTGGGCGCCGAGGTGACGCTGTTCCAGCCCGGGGATGAGGTGTTCTACGCCGGGGCCATCGACCGCCCAGGCTGCTACAGCGAATTTCATGTGGTCGATGAACGTATCGTCGGGCACAAGCCGCGCAGCCTGGATGCAGCCAGTGCCGCGGCCCTGCCGCTGACCTCGATTACCGCCTGGGAGCTGCTGTTCGACCGCCTGGGCGTGGCGGAAAACGGCGGTGAAGGGCAAAAACTGGTGGTGATTGGCGCCGCGGGTGGCGTCGGTTCGATGTTGCTGCAACTGGCGCGCAAGCTCACCGGGCTGACCGTGATCGGCACCGCCTCACGCCCTGAAACCCGCGCCTGGGTCACCGAACTAGGCGCCCATCACGTGCTCGATCATTCGGCGCCGCTGGCTGAACAGCTCGACGCCCAAGGGCTGGGTTCGGTGGATTATGTGATCAGCCTGACCCACACCGACCAGTACCTGGCGCAAATCGTCGAGATTCTGCGCCCGCAGGGCAAACTGGCGCTGATCGACGATCCCAAGCAGCTGGATGTGGTGCCGTTCAAGCGCAAGTCGCTGTCGGTGCACTGGGAACTGATGTTCACCCGCTCGCTGTTCCACACCGACGACATGATCAAGCAGCATCAGCTGCTGCAGCGGGTCTCGGCGCTGGTCGACGACGGCGTGCTGAAAACCACCCTGGGCGAGCATTTCGGCACCATCAATGCCAGCAACCTGCGCCGCGCCCACGGGCTGATCGAAAGCGCCAAGGCCAAGGGCAAGATCGTCCTCGAAGGTTTCTGA
- a CDS encoding aldehyde dehydrogenase family protein: MSDIALLPCVNAFLARDHGHYIDGRTTPSQGGGRIAVRNPANDQTIAHIADASERDVDQAVASARQGFNTWSRTAPAARAAVLFKLAELLEANREELAQLETLQSGKLIGMSRAFEVEQAAHFLRYYAGWATKITGQTITPSLPSFAGERYSAYTLREPIGVVVGIVPWNFATMIAIWKLASALTTGCSIIIKPSEFTPLTLLRIAELASEAGLPAGALNVLTGAGQVGKALIEHPDTDKVSFTGSVPTGIAVGQAAMGARLTRATLELGGKNAVAFLPDVSIDTAVNGIIEAGFLHSGQICAAGERFYVHRSRIDETLAALSQRLGQLKIGSPLDESTQFGPVANKPHQQKLAELFATARAEGSQIIHGGQVSSGPGCFVEPTVILASSASDTLLNQETFGPVATFLPYDNEDELLHLMNASPYGLSASVWTNDLGKAMRLIPEIQAGTLWVNMHTLLDPAVPFGGIKASGVGREFGSAFIDDFTELKSVMIRY, translated from the coding sequence ATGAGCGATATCGCCCTCCTTCCCTGCGTCAACGCCTTCCTGGCCCGCGACCATGGTCATTACATCGACGGCCGCACCACCCCGAGCCAGGGCGGTGGCCGAATCGCCGTGCGCAACCCGGCCAATGACCAGACCATCGCCCACATTGCCGATGCCAGCGAGCGTGACGTCGACCAGGCCGTGGCGTCAGCCAGGCAAGGCTTCAACACGTGGTCGCGCACCGCACCTGCCGCCCGCGCAGCGGTGCTGTTCAAGTTGGCGGAGTTGCTGGAAGCCAACCGCGAAGAGCTCGCGCAGCTCGAAACCCTGCAATCGGGCAAGCTGATCGGCATGTCGCGTGCTTTCGAAGTCGAACAGGCGGCGCACTTCCTGCGCTACTACGCAGGCTGGGCGACCAAGATCACCGGCCAGACCATCACCCCATCGCTGCCTTCCTTCGCCGGCGAACGTTACAGCGCCTACACCCTGCGCGAGCCGATCGGTGTAGTGGTCGGCATCGTGCCGTGGAACTTCGCCACCATGATCGCCATCTGGAAGCTGGCTTCGGCGCTGACCACCGGTTGCAGCATCATCATCAAACCGAGCGAGTTCACCCCGCTGACGCTGCTGCGCATCGCTGAACTGGCAAGCGAAGCAGGCCTGCCTGCCGGTGCGCTGAACGTGCTGACCGGTGCCGGCCAGGTCGGCAAGGCGCTGATCGAACACCCGGACACCGACAAGGTCTCGTTCACAGGCTCCGTGCCCACCGGCATCGCGGTAGGCCAGGCCGCCATGGGCGCCCGGCTGACCCGTGCCACGCTCGAACTGGGCGGCAAGAATGCCGTGGCATTCCTGCCCGATGTAAGCATCGATACAGCGGTCAACGGCATTATCGAAGCCGGCTTTCTACATTCCGGACAGATCTGTGCTGCGGGGGAACGCTTCTACGTTCACCGCTCGCGGATCGACGAGACGCTGGCAGCACTGTCGCAGCGCCTGGGACAACTCAAGATCGGCTCGCCGCTGGATGAAAGCACCCAGTTCGGGCCGGTGGCCAACAAGCCGCACCAGCAGAAACTGGCCGAGCTGTTCGCCACCGCCCGCGCCGAGGGCAGCCAGATCATTCATGGCGGTCAGGTCTCCAGCGGTCCGGGCTGCTTCGTCGAGCCCACGGTGATTCTCGCCAGCTCGGCCAGCGATACCCTGCTCAACCAGGAAACCTTCGGCCCCGTTGCGACATTCCTGCCTTACGACAACGAAGATGAACTGCTGCACCTGATGAACGCCTCGCCCTACGGGCTGAGCGCCAGCGTGTGGACCAACGACCTGGGCAAGGCCATGCGCCTGATCCCCGAGATTCAGGCCGGCACGCTGTGGGTCAACATGCACACCCTGCTCGACCCTGCCGTGCCGTTTGGCGGCATCAAGGCATCCGGTGTGGGTCGGGAGTTCGGCTCGGCATTCATCGATGACTTCACCGAACTCAAGTCGGTGATGATCCGCTACTGA
- a CDS encoding dTMP kinase produces the protein MTRPLLICLDGAKGVGKTTLLEAVTHALRRQGHTVVRLSERNHDPQRAETMALVNACARHPDAELEWRICQRLADSRAWISREVLPEQPPGSLILMDRWFASDAAFRRRVAFADVLQLNVQRGVQVPDLQVGVVTDPHLSWARAQARRQGLRSTVVQAFEDHVACSQAFERVIGEQGWLQCRNDGALAVAATQLLSAVHVVLERNAGN, from the coding sequence ATGACCCGCCCACTGCTGATTTGCCTCGACGGCGCTAAGGGCGTCGGCAAGACCACCCTGCTCGAAGCCGTGACCCACGCCCTGCGCCGCCAGGGCCACACCGTGGTGCGCCTGAGCGAGCGCAACCATGACCCACAGCGCGCCGAGACCATGGCCCTGGTCAACGCTTGTGCACGGCACCCCGACGCCGAGCTGGAATGGCGCATCTGCCAGCGCCTGGCCGACAGCCGCGCCTGGATCAGCCGCGAGGTGTTACCTGAGCAACCGCCCGGCAGCTTGATCTTGATGGACCGCTGGTTCGCCTCCGACGCCGCCTTTCGCCGCAGGGTGGCGTTTGCCGATGTGCTGCAACTGAATGTGCAGCGCGGCGTGCAGGTGCCGGACTTGCAGGTGGGCGTGGTGACTGACCCGCACCTGTCCTGGGCCCGCGCCCAGGCGCGCAGGCAGGGGCTGCGCAGCACGGTGGTGCAGGCGTTCGAAGACCATGTGGCGTGCTCGCAGGCGTTCGAGCGGGTGATCGGCGAGCAGGGCTGGTTGCAGTGCCGCAATGACGGCGCTCTGGCCGTGGCGGCCACGCAACTGCTAAGCGCCGTCCACGTCGTGCTCGAGCGCAACGCCGGAAACTGA
- a CDS encoding multidrug effflux MFS transporter, producing the protein MQVNQSSSVPMKFAVGLGLIGALGPSAIDMYLSSLPEIARDYQASFTHVQLTLTFFLLAMGAGQLLFGPVVDAYGRRKPLIAGLLLFIVCSFAAALAPSLDTLIALRFFQGLGSALTLVVIMSMVRDVSHGVAATKLFALLMTIEGVAPILAPALGGVIDAHFGWRAVMLVLAGLGVVVLINSLLTLPETLAANQREPLRLRRAARTYLGILRDRRFLRPALAVAAVFFFLFAYIGGATLVYQQHYGMSGQHFGLLFGATGIAVMLGALFASRRVARLGLNRLSTLGVRCMTAGALLTLLSAFSGIGLPGVAGGMALALFGLGIAESTLMSLVMSSQQTSLGSTAALLGAIQLSVSSSASPLAALALAHGPLAWAVLLTASTLVVCGLTALCLRDAPVSFALADH; encoded by the coding sequence ATGCAAGTCAATCAATCCTCCTCTGTGCCGATGAAGTTTGCCGTCGGCCTCGGTCTGATCGGGGCGCTTGGCCCTTCAGCCATCGACATGTACCTCTCGAGCCTGCCGGAGATCGCCCGCGACTATCAGGCGAGCTTTACCCACGTGCAATTGACCCTGACCTTCTTTCTGCTGGCCATGGGCGCAGGGCAGTTGCTGTTCGGTCCTGTGGTCGACGCCTATGGTCGGCGCAAACCGTTGATTGCCGGTCTGCTGCTGTTCATTGTCTGCTCGTTCGCTGCGGCCCTGGCGCCGAGCCTGGACACGCTGATTGCCCTGCGCTTCTTTCAGGGGCTGGGCAGCGCCCTGACCCTGGTGGTGATCATGAGCATGGTGCGCGACGTCAGCCACGGCGTTGCAGCGACCAAGCTGTTCGCCCTGCTGATGACCATCGAAGGCGTCGCGCCAATTCTGGCGCCAGCTCTGGGTGGGGTAATCGACGCCCATTTCGGCTGGCGTGCGGTGATGCTGGTACTGGCTGGGCTAGGCGTTGTGGTGCTGATCAACAGCCTGCTGACCCTGCCCGAAACGCTGGCGGCGAATCAACGCGAACCGCTGCGCCTGCGCCGTGCAGCGCGCACCTATCTGGGCATCCTGCGCGACCGCCGCTTCCTGCGCCCGGCGCTGGCAGTCGCTGCAGTGTTCTTCTTCCTGTTCGCTTACATCGGCGGCGCCACGCTGGTCTACCAGCAGCACTACGGCATGAGCGGTCAGCACTTCGGCCTGCTGTTTGGCGCCACCGGCATCGCAGTGATGCTCGGTGCTCTGTTCGCCAGCCGCCGAGTCGCTCGTCTGGGCCTGAACAGGCTGAGTACCCTGGGCGTACGCTGCATGACGGCAGGCGCGCTGCTGACGTTGCTCAGCGCATTCAGCGGCATCGGTCTGCCAGGGGTCGCAGGCGGCATGGCGCTGGCGCTGTTCGGCCTGGGCATTGCTGAATCGACGCTAATGTCGTTGGTGATGTCGTCGCAGCAGACCTCGCTCGGATCGACCGCCGCCCTGCTCGGCGCCATCCAGCTGTCGGTGTCCTCCAGCGCCTCGCCGCTGGCAGCGCTGGCGCTGGCCCATGGTCCGCTGGCCTGGGCCGTATTGCTGACGGCCAGCACCTTGGTCGTGTGCGGGCTGACCGCGCTTTGCCTGCGTGATGCGCCGGTGAGCTTCGCCCTGGCCGATCATTGA
- a CDS encoding GlcG/HbpS family heme-binding protein, which produces MSQWLRQQWNLGLPLAMRGLQAALDAAAQRQVRVSIVLVDAGGMPLHSAHMDGAPPQAQAIAQRKALTALGFGIPTADWHARLAQCSEAVRSGLPLQPDMALFGGGEPLHHQQQIIGAIGVSGASEALDTLCAKAAVEQIARLLQD; this is translated from the coding sequence ATGTCGCAATGGCTGCGTCAGCAGTGGAACCTGGGCCTGCCGCTGGCCATGCGCGGCTTGCAGGCTGCGCTGGACGCTGCCGCGCAACGGCAGGTCAGGGTCAGTATCGTGCTGGTCGATGCTGGCGGCATGCCCTTGCACAGCGCGCACATGGACGGTGCGCCGCCTCAGGCCCAGGCCATCGCCCAGCGCAAGGCGCTGACCGCGCTCGGCTTCGGTATCCCCACCGCTGACTGGCACGCGCGCCTGGCACAGTGTTCCGAAGCCGTACGCAGCGGCTTGCCGTTGCAGCCGGACATGGCGCTGTTCGGTGGCGGCGAGCCTCTGCACCATCAACAGCAGATCATCGGCGCGATTGGCGTGTCAGGCGCCAGCGAGGCGCTCGACACCCTCTGCGCCAAGGCCGCTGTCGAACAGATCGCACGTCTGTTGCAAGACTGA
- a CDS encoding tyramine oxidase subunit B, translated as MTLDTRIDFIYLSEQDMIRAGVTDMPACVDTMEEMFGLLYHGDYRMAGPNSDSHGAMITFPEQSPFATMPKPTADRRMMAMPAYLGGNFQTAGAKWYGSNIANREKGLPRSILMLTLNDADTGAPLAHMSANLLSAYRTGAIPGVGARHLARKDAKVIGLAGPGVMGKTTVAAFMAVCPQVDTLKIKGRSQKSLDTFLGWVNETFPQITHIEVVQTLEEVVRGADLVSYCSSGEVGDPSRYPLVKREWVKPGAFLAMPAPCSIDAGMEQADVRKVVDNTGLYEAWFDELPKPAHHHVPLVGVRFMDLIAEGSLDAAQVEDLGKIVAGHAPGRRNDEEIILMSVGGMPVEDVAWGTVVYRNALERGIGVRLNLWETPVLS; from the coding sequence ATGACCCTCGATACCCGCATCGATTTCATCTACCTCTCCGAGCAGGACATGATCCGCGCCGGGGTCACCGACATGCCGGCCTGTGTCGACACCATGGAAGAGATGTTCGGCCTGCTCTACCACGGCGACTACCGCATGGCGGGGCCCAACAGCGACTCGCACGGGGCGATGATCACCTTCCCCGAACAGTCACCGTTCGCGACCATGCCCAAGCCCACCGCCGACCGCCGCATGATGGCCATGCCGGCCTACCTGGGTGGCAACTTCCAGACTGCCGGCGCCAAGTGGTATGGATCGAACATCGCCAACCGCGAAAAGGGCCTGCCGCGCTCTATCCTCATGCTCACTCTCAACGATGCCGACACCGGCGCTCCGCTGGCGCATATGTCGGCCAACCTGCTGTCGGCCTACCGAACCGGCGCGATCCCCGGGGTCGGCGCTCGGCACCTGGCGCGCAAGGATGCCAAGGTCATCGGCCTGGCCGGTCCCGGTGTGATGGGCAAGACCACCGTTGCCGCCTTCATGGCCGTCTGCCCGCAGGTCGACACCCTGAAGATCAAGGGCCGCAGTCAGAAAAGCCTCGACACGTTCCTCGGCTGGGTCAACGAGACCTTCCCGCAGATCACCCATATCGAAGTGGTGCAGACCCTCGAAGAGGTCGTGCGTGGTGCCGACCTGGTCAGCTACTGCAGCTCAGGAGAAGTGGGCGATCCGTCGCGCTACCCGCTGGTCAAGCGGGAATGGGTCAAGCCTGGGGCCTTCCTGGCCATGCCGGCGCCTTGCAGCATCGATGCCGGGATGGAGCAGGCCGACGTGCGCAAGGTGGTCGACAACACCGGCCTGTACGAAGCCTGGTTCGATGAATTACCCAAACCTGCCCATCACCATGTGCCGTTGGTGGGCGTGCGCTTCATGGACCTGATCGCCGAAGGCAGCCTCGATGCCGCGCAGGTCGAAGACCTGGGCAAGATCGTCGCAGGCCACGCCCCGGGTCGACGCAACGACGAGGAAATCATCCTCATGTCGGTCGGTGGCATGCCGGTCGAAGACGTTGCCTGGGGCACCGTGGTGTACCGCAACGCACTCGAGCGCGGCATTGGCGTAAGGCTCAACCTGTGGGAAACACCCGTTCTCAGCTAA